The sequence below is a genomic window from Fuerstiella sp..
GTGAGCGAATGGAACCGGCTGGCCCCGTCTGAGTGTGATCAGCCGGAAACAGGTCCATCCCGGATAACATTGGTTTGAGCAAACCGGTCAGACAACGACCTGAAGAAGATACACTGTTCTTCTGATTTTTGTTGTTCCACTCCCACGGGCGACTGTCTTCCGCACCGCACCGCAATTTGCGCTATCAGACGTGTTTAGGTCGAATAAGGTCAGCAAAACACGTCCTGCGTAAATTGGGTCGTCTGCACTGATTATCACCGGACACTTACCCCGTCCGTTGTGATTCGCAAGCGTCGGAATCCATACAGATAGTTTGTGTCCGGCCGCAGGAAACGGTAAATTTTGTTGTTTTGCTTTCCAGGCTCCGCTGGTCCGTCAGGTTGGCGTAAAACTTGCTGACAGTTCGGACACGAGTCGGAACATCACAATTTGACGTGTTCAAACAACACGGAAGGAATTGACGCCTGTGTCTGTGGTCAACTCAATGAATTTTGCTGAAATTCTCAGGGGCCGTGGCAATCTAACGCCGGAATCAGTGGACCAGCTTGAGAACGCTGTCGCAGGTCCGCAGATTTCTGACGTTCGCCAAGCCTTGACTGAAGTCAGCCGCGGAGTAGATCAGTCCGCGAGTGAAGATCTGCTGGCACGTCTGGGACTGGCTTCATTTTTGCTGGCACGCCACGAAGACGCGGACCATTTTCTGGGCGGCATTCAAAAGGACGGGCTGGCAATTTGCTACCATGCACACTCGCTGTCGTCGATGGAACGTCACGAGGACGCTGCACAACGATACGAAGACGCCGCAAAGGCGGGCTACGATCATATTGACGCCACGTTGCGCCAGGCCGGGTGCCTTCGAGCTCAGGGACGAATCGACGAAGCTGAGCAAATGCTGCGAAGTGTAGCAGCATCAGCCGCCAGTCGTGCGGAATATTCGTTTCAGATGGGTTGCATCTGGGCGGATCGCGGTGATGCTCTGACAGCTGTCGAATACTTCGAACGTGCAGTCGATATGGACGGACACCATGCGCGGGCCTTGTTCTGGCTGGCCGCTGAAAATTCGCTGCGAGGCAACGATGAAGAATCTATTAAGCTTTACGAGCGAAGTCTTTCCAGACCACCGTACTTCGTGGGTGCCCTGCTGAACCTG
It includes:
- a CDS encoding tetratricopeptide repeat protein; protein product: MSVVNSMNFAEILRGRGNLTPESVDQLENAVAGPQISDVRQALTEVSRGVDQSASEDLLARLGLASFLLARHEDADHFLGGIQKDGLAICYHAHSLSSMERHEDAAQRYEDAAKAGYDHIDATLRQAGCLRAQGRIDEAEQMLRSVAASAASRAEYSFQMGCIWADRGDALTAVEYFERAVDMDGHHARALFWLAAENSLRGNDEESIKLYERSLSRPPYFVGALLNLGLLYEDHERYQTAAFCFQRVLEFDPTNERAILYLKDIEATHNMHVNEEQARQEARMKQLLGRPVTDFELSVRSRNCLGAMDINSLGDLTEISEQELLAGKNFGETSLTEIRELLSAHGLHIGQHLHKVHSRETFTDQNLTPEEQAMMNRPISDLNLSVRSRKCMTRLAIQTIGQILQRTPDELLASRNFGVTSLNEIRAKLTEMGLKLRND